A genomic window from Melopsittacus undulatus isolate bMelUnd1 chromosome 7, bMelUnd1.mat.Z, whole genome shotgun sequence includes:
- the LOC101870838 gene encoding LOW QUALITY PROTEIN: putative claudin-24 (The sequence of the model RefSeq protein was modified relative to this genomic sequence to represent the inferred CDS: inserted 2 bases in 1 codon; deleted 3 bases in 2 codons) encodes MGCLSVGAPYPATNGAAVLWLLKLNLIYRLQLVGLLLSVQGWILLGTCNYSADWKNHNLDLNVLELWTMGLWQICTVQAIGRTQCEDFTDFLVLPLELQFSRILVPTLYGLGFLSLVICSLDLYCLRMESTELKLKKQLLLLEGIFLCVVGVLAFVXVSWAACTIIQECWDKDIPEVVPRWEIRGVLFCD; translated from the exons ATGGGGTGTTTGAGTGTGGGTGCTCCATACCCAGCAA CAAATGGTGCAGCAGTTCTGTGGCTGCTAAAATTGAACTTGATCTACAGGCTACAGCTAGTTGGATTGCTGTTGTCTGTACAAGGATGGATTTTACTTGGTACCTGTAACTATTCAGCAGACTGGAAAAATCACAACTTAGACTTA AATGTACTGGAGCTTTGGACCATGGGACTATGGCAAATCTGTACAGTCCAAGCCATAGGAAGAACACAGTGTGAAGATTTTACTGATTTCCTAGTTTTGCCTCTAGAATTACAGTTTTCTAGGATTTTAGTACCTACATTATATGGACTAGGA TTTCTGAGCCTTGTGATCTGTAGTCTTGATCTGTACTGCCTAAGGATGGAGAGTACAGAGCTGAAGCTAAAGAAACAGCTGTTACTGCTTGAAGGAATATTTCTGTGCGTGGTTGGAGTTTTGGCCTTCGT TGTTTCTTGGGCTGCCTGTACCATAATCCAGGAATGTTGGGATAAAGACATCCCGGAGGTTGTGCCCAGATGGGAAATAAGGGGTGTACTATTCTGTGATTAg
- the LOC101867927 gene encoding claudin-22 has product MALLYQPVMQLSGILVSLLGWVLSCLTTYLPQWKNLNLDLNELEIWTMGLWQACVVQEEGGMQCKDFDSFLALPPELRISRILMVFSNGSGLFGLLLSGFGLDCLKIGERQQGQKKRLLLFGGMLFWISGITAIVPVSWVAHSTVQEFWDENIPDIVPRWDFGEALFVGWLAGFCLILGGSLLNCTICSTEVHPSSVHYTVAEQQDQCQHLETETRP; this is encoded by the coding sequence ATGGCCTTGCTTTATCAACCAGTGATGCAATTAAGTGGCATACTGGTCTCTCTGTTGGGATGGGTCCTGTCCTGTCTCACCACTTATTTACCCCAGTGGAAAAATCTTAACTTGGACCTGAATGAACTGGAGATCTGGACCATGGGACTCTGGCAAGCTTGTGTTGTCCAGGAAGAAGGGGGTATGCAGTGCAAGGACTTTGATTCTTTCCTAGCTTTGCCTCCAGAGCTCCGGATTTCTAGGATTTTGATGGTTTTTTCCAATGGATCGGGGCTTTTTGGCCTCTTGCTCTCAGGATTTGGGTTGGACTGTTTGAAAATTGGTGAAAGACAACAGGGACAAAAGAAACGGCTGTTGCTGTTTGGAGGAATGCTCTTCTGGATATCGGGGATTACAGCTATTGTCCCGGTTTCTTGGGTTGCCCATTCCACAGTCCAGGAATTTTGGGATGAGAATATACCAGATATTGTTCCCAGGTGGGATTTTGGGGAAGCATTATTTGTTGGCTGGCTTGCTGGGTTTTGTCTTATCTTAGGAGGATCCCTACTTAATTGCACAATCTGTTCAACTGAAGTCCATCCGTCTTCGGTCCATTACACAGTAGCAGAGCAGCAAGATCAGTGTCAACACTTGGAAACTGAAACTAGGCCTTAA